In Gossypium arboreum isolate Shixiya-1 chromosome 5, ASM2569848v2, whole genome shotgun sequence, a single genomic region encodes these proteins:
- the LOC108450068 gene encoding homeobox-leucine zipper protein REVOLUTA-like, whose amino-acid sequence MAMALAQHRESSSDSSINKHLDGGKYVRYTAEQVEALERVYAECPKPSSLRRQQLIRECPILSNIEPKQIKVWFQNRRCREKQKKESSRLQTVNRKLTAMNKLLMEENDRLQKQVSQLVCENGYMKQQLHTVNTSAADANCDSLGTTPQHSLRDTNSPAGLLSIAEETLAEFLSKATGTAVDWVQMPGMKPGPDSVGIFTISQSCSGVAARACGLVSLEPIKIAEILKDRPSWSRDCRNLEVFTMFPAGNGGTIELVYAQKFAPTTLAPARDFWTLRYTTTLENGSLVVCERSLSGSGAGPSAAAAAQFVRAEVLPSGYLIRPCEGGGSIIHIVDHLNLEAWSVPEVLRPLYESSKVIAQKMTIAALRYIRQIAQETSGEVVYSLGRQPAVLRTFSQRLSRGFNDAINGFNDDGWSIMNCDGTEDVIIAINSSKSFSSTSNPANALSFLGGVLCAKASMLLQNIAPAVLVRFLREHRSEWADFNVDAYCAASLKAGTNAYPGMRPTRFTGSQIIMPLGHTIEHEELLEVIRLEGHSFVQEDAFVSRDIHLLQICSGIDENAVGACSELVFAPIDEMFPDDGPLLPSGFRVIPLDSKSSDTQDSLTTNRTLDLTSSLEVGPATNHAAGDTSSCRNTRSVLTIAFQFPFESNLRDNVATMARQYVRSVISSVQRVAMAISPSGLNPAVGSKLSPGSPEALTLAHWICRSYSYHLGAELLRSESLGGDSILKNLWQHQDAILCCSLKSQPDFIFANQAGLDMLETTLVALQDITLDKLFDESGRKALCSDFGKLMQQGYACLPAGICISTMGRHVSYEQAFAWKVLEADESTVHCLAFSFVNWSFV is encoded by the exons ATGGCTATGGCGTTGGCCCAACATAGAGAAAGCAGCAGTGACAGTAGCATCAACAAACATCTTGATGGTGGCAAGTATGTTAGATACACGGCTGAGCAAGTTGAAGCTTTGGAACGGGTCTATGCTGAGTGCCCCAAGCCCAGCTCCTTGCGTAGGCAACAGTTGATAAGGGAATGCCCCATTCTTTCAAACATCGAACCTAAACAGATCAAAGTTTGGTTTCAAAATCGCAG GTGTAGAGAGAAGCAAAAAAAAGAGTCTTCAAGGCTGCAGACTGTGAATAGAAAATTAACAGCAATGAACAAGCTGTTGATGGAGGAGAACGATCGGTTGCAAAAACAGGTGTCTCAGCTGGTCTGCGAGAATGGGTATATGAAGCAACAACTGCATACTGTAAAT ACGTCAGCAGCTGATGCAAACTGTGATTCCTTGGGCACCACTCCTCAGCATTCACTCAGAGATACCAATAGCCCTGCTGG ACTCCTCTCCATTGCAGAGGAGACCTTGGCAGAGTTCCTTTCCAAGGCTACGGGAACTGCTGTCGATTGGGTCCAGATGCCTGGGATGAAG CCTGGTCCGGATTCGGTTGGGATATTTACCATTTCCCAAAGTTGTAGTGGAGTGGCAGCTCGAGCCTGTGGTCTTGTAAGCTTAGAACCTATAAAG ATTGCGGAGATTCTTAAAGATCGTCCATCTTGGTCTCGAGACTGCCGAAACCTTGAAGTTTTTACCATGTTTCCAGCTGGCAATGGCGGAACAATCGAACTTGTATATGCACAG AAATTTGCTCCAACTACGCTGGCTCCTGCAAGGGACTTTTGGACTCTACGATACACTACAACTTTAGAGAATGGAAGTCTTGTG GTCTGTGAGAGGTCTCTTTCTGGTTCGGGTGCTGGCCCAAGCGCAGCTGCAGCGGCTCAATTTGTGAGAGCTGAAGTGCTTCCTAGTGGCTATTTGATTAGGCCTTGTGAGGGTGGAGGGTCGATCATCCATATCGTTGACCACCTGAATCTTGAG GCATGGAGTGTGCCAGAGGTGCTGCGCCCGCTTTATGAATCGTCTAAAGTAATTGCACAGAAAATGACAATTGCG GCACTACGTTACATCAGGCAGATTGCCCAGGAGACAAGTGGTGAGGTGGTTTACAGTCTCGGCAGGCAGCCGGCTGTACTCAGAACTTTTAGCCAAAGATTAAGCAG AGGCTTCAATGATGCAATAAATGGATTCAATGATGATGGATGGTCAATAATGAATTGTGATGGAACTGAGGATGTGATAATTGCAATTAATTCAAGCAAGAGCTTTAGCAGCACATCAAATCCTGCCAATGCTCTCTCGTTCCTTGGGGGTGTTCTGTGTGCCAAGGCATCCATGTTGCTTCAA AATATTGCGCCTGCTGTGCTTGTACGTTTTCTTAGGGAGCATCGGTCAGAGTGGGCTGATTTCAATGTCGACGCTTATTGTGCTGCATCGTTGAAGGCTGGAACAAATGCTTATCCTGGAATGAGACCTACAAGGTTTACGGGGAGTCAGATCATCATGCCACTTGGCCACACCATTGAACATGAGGAG CTACTCGAAGTGATAAGACTTGAAGGCCATTCTTTTGTGCAAGAAGATGCCTTTGTATCAAGGGATATTCATCTATTGCAG ATATGTAGTGGAATCGATGAGAATGCTGTTGGAGCCTGTTCGGAGCTTGTCTTTGCCCCAATTGATGAAATGTTTCCGGATGATGGTCCCCTACTACCTTCTGGATTTCGTGTTATCCCTTTGGATTCAAAATCA TCTGATACACAGGACTCATTGACTACAAATCGGACTTTGGATCTGACTTCTAGTCTCGAGGTAGGACCTGCAACAAATCATGCTGCAGGAGACACTTCATCGTGTCGGAACACACGATCAGTGTTGACAATTGCCTTCCAGTTTCCCTTTGAAAGCAATCTTCGGGATAATGTTGCAACCATGGCACGCCAGTATGTCCGCAGTGTCATTTCTTCTGTCCAGAGGGTTGCCATGGCCATATCGCCGTCTGGATTGAACCCAGCTGTCGGATCAAAGCTATCTCCAGGCTCTCCAGAAGCGCTTACACTGGCTCACTGGATTTGCCGGAGCTACAG TTACCATTTAGGGGCGGAGTTGTTGAGATCTGAATCACTTGGCGGTGACTCGATATTGAAGAATCTCTGGCAACATCAGGATGCGATACTGTGTTGTTCGTTGAAG TCACAACCGGATTTCATCTTTGCAAATCAAGCTGGGCTTGACATGCTTGAGACAACTCTAGTGGCTCTTCAGGACATCACACTCGATAAATTGTTTGACGAGTCCGGTCGCAAGGCATTGTGCTCTGATTTTGGCAAATTAATGCAGCAG GGATATGCTTGCTTGCCGGCGGGAATCTGCATATCAACAATGGGACGCCATGTTTCGTATGAACAAGCTTTTGCCTGGAAAGTCCTTGAAGCTGATGAGTCCACTGTCCATTGCCTGGCCTTCTCCTTTGTTAACTGGTCTTTTGTGTGA
- the LOC108450303 gene encoding CASP-like protein 5A2, with protein MNVSHASVHPVEDLPTTDGGVGIGGGNNNNNNEVPRVRMKDIQGMPGTAGGLALRICQFVSAVMGLCIMATTSDFPSVTAFCYLVAATGLQSVWSMSQAIIDIYALLVRRSLQNYRVVSLFAIGDGITSTLTFAAACASAGITVLIDNDLNSCAHNHCSQFETATAMAFISWFTSLPSFLLNFWSLASR; from the exons ATGAACGTGAGCCATGCCTCAGTCCACCCAGTGGAAGATCTACCAACCACGGACGGAGGCGTAGGTATAGGCGGcggcaacaacaacaacaacaacgaGGTGCCTAGAGTGAGGATGAAGGATATTCAGGGGATGCCTGGAACGGCAGGAGGGCTCGCGTTGCGGATTTGTCAGTTTGTTTCTGCAGTTATGGGACTTTGTATTATGGCAACCACCAGTGATTTTCCATCTGTTACCGCCTTTTG CTACCTTGTAGCTGCCACTGGCTTGCAGAGTGTGTGGAGCATGTCGCAGGCTATAATTGACATTTATGCCCTTTTAGTGAGGCGCTCATTGCAGAATTATCGTGTTGTTAGTTTGTTTGCTATTGGTGATGGG ATCACATCCACTCTGACGTTTGCTGCAGCTTGTGCTTCTGCGGGCATTACTGTTCTTATTGACAATGATCTAAATAGTTGTGCACATAACCATTGTTCACAGTTTGAAACTGCTACTGCAATGGCCTTCATTAGCTGGTTTACTTCATTACCATCATTTCTCTTGAACTTTTGGTCGCTGGCATCCCGGTAA